A single region of the Streptomyces sp. NBC_01262 genome encodes:
- a CDS encoding ATP-binding cassette domain-containing protein has product MSAGTAAVTTATPLLELRQVVKLFGGVHALEGIDLSVGRGEIVAVVGDNGAGKSTLMKIISGLQPADGGEILVDGKPVELRRPVDSTALGIETVYQDLALCDNLDTVQNLFLGREQTRPLLRGGRLRRADMEHRAQETIRRLGAKIPSLRTPVGRLSGGQRQSIAVCRSTLSDPRLVLMDEPTAALGVEQSAGVLDLIRRLRAEHGCAIVLISHALRDVLSIADRIVVLRLGNLVAEFDNTERTTSSDQLVAAITGISAP; this is encoded by the coding sequence ATGAGCGCCGGAACGGCCGCAGTGACCACAGCGACCCCGCTCCTCGAACTGCGCCAGGTGGTCAAGCTCTTCGGCGGCGTACACGCCCTGGAGGGTATCGACCTCAGCGTCGGGCGCGGCGAGATCGTGGCCGTGGTCGGCGACAACGGCGCGGGCAAGTCGACCCTGATGAAGATAATCTCCGGGCTGCAGCCCGCCGACGGAGGCGAGATCCTCGTCGACGGCAAGCCGGTCGAGCTGCGCCGCCCGGTGGACTCCACGGCGCTCGGCATCGAGACCGTCTACCAGGACCTCGCCCTCTGCGACAATCTCGACACCGTCCAGAATCTCTTCCTCGGACGGGAGCAGACGCGCCCGCTGCTGCGCGGCGGGCGGCTGCGCCGCGCCGACATGGAGCACCGGGCCCAGGAGACCATCCGCCGCCTGGGTGCGAAGATTCCCTCGCTGCGCACGCCCGTCGGCCGTCTCTCGGGCGGTCAGCGGCAGTCCATCGCCGTCTGCCGCTCCACGCTCTCCGATCCCCGGCTCGTCCTGATGGACGAACCGACCGCCGCGCTGGGCGTCGAGCAGAGCGCCGGTGTGCTCGACCTGATCCGCCGGCTGCGCGCCGAGCACGGCTGCGCGATCGTCCTCATCTCGCACGCGCTGCGTGACGTCCTGAGCATCGCCGACCGCATCGTCGTGCTGCGCCTGGGCAACTTGGTCGCCGAGTTCGACAACACCGAACGGACCACCAGCTCGGACCAGCTCGTCGCCGCCATCACAGGAATCTCGGCACCATGA
- a CDS encoding LacI family DNA-binding transcriptional regulator, which produces MPSTQDQTPGPVDPSRRRRPTLSDVAAMAGVSVSTVSRALDGNPRIPADTQRKVVEAATALGFRRNISARSLRTQSSMLIGVVVPDIAIAFYATVLKAAQNVLEAAGYQVVVMNTERDAQHESAALRTLQARQVDGLLIATTGGYVPDWGPVVFFDHIIRNTGLGYVSPDNDGGMSTLVEHLAVVHGHTRIAFLGAPTGPTDRIQRMENAPATERLEAFRNVMGRLRLPVPPEYLAYGDYEWTEASAQRAVAELMRLDQPPTAIVAAGDTLALGALRQLRAARHKVGTEIALVSFDDPVSSDLLDPPMTALGRHDRELGEIGARMLLDAIDAGKSGTAPKTGTTEIRVPLDLIVRRSCGCAPEPPESEPSP; this is translated from the coding sequence ATGCCTTCCACCCAGGACCAGACCCCCGGTCCGGTCGATCCGTCCCGCCGACGCCGTCCCACCCTGAGCGACGTCGCCGCGATGGCCGGTGTGTCCGTATCCACGGTCAGCCGGGCGCTGGACGGCAACCCCCGCATCCCGGCGGACACGCAGCGCAAGGTCGTCGAGGCGGCCACCGCGCTGGGCTTCCGGCGGAACATCTCCGCACGGTCCCTGCGCACCCAGTCGTCCATGCTCATCGGCGTCGTCGTCCCCGACATCGCCATCGCCTTCTACGCCACGGTGCTCAAGGCGGCGCAGAACGTGCTCGAAGCGGCCGGCTACCAGGTCGTCGTGATGAACACCGAGCGTGACGCCCAGCACGAGAGCGCCGCCCTGCGCACCCTGCAGGCCCGCCAGGTCGACGGCCTGCTGATCGCCACCACCGGCGGCTACGTCCCGGACTGGGGACCGGTCGTCTTCTTCGACCACATCATCCGCAACACCGGCCTGGGCTATGTCAGCCCGGACAACGACGGAGGCATGAGCACCCTCGTGGAACACCTGGCGGTGGTCCACGGCCACACCCGGATCGCCTTCCTGGGCGCGCCGACCGGCCCGACCGACCGGATCCAGCGCATGGAGAACGCACCCGCCACCGAGCGGCTGGAAGCCTTCCGCAACGTCATGGGCAGGCTGCGGCTGCCGGTGCCCCCGGAGTACCTGGCCTACGGCGACTACGAGTGGACCGAGGCCAGCGCGCAGCGGGCGGTGGCCGAACTCATGCGGCTGGACCAGCCACCCACCGCCATCGTCGCGGCAGGCGACACCCTCGCCCTCGGCGCACTCCGGCAACTGCGCGCCGCCCGGCACAAAGTCGGCACGGAGATCGCCCTGGTCTCCTTCGACGACCCGGTCTCCAGCGACCTGCTCGACCCGCCGATGACCGCCCTCGGCCGGCACGACCGCGAACTCGGCGAGATCGGCGCCCGGATGCTGCTGGACGCGATCGACGCGGGCAAGTCCGGCACCGCACCGAAGACCGGGACCACCGAGATAAGGGTGCCACTCGACCTGATCGTCCGGCGCAGCTGCGGCTGCGCACCGGAACCGCCTGAATCGGAGCCTTCACCATGA
- a CDS encoding aldehyde dehydrogenase family protein yields the protein MVDMLIGGAWTPAASGAAEEVTSPFDGAAVGAVPVAGLKDVEAALSAAEAGAAVWRATPAHERMRILFRAAELADQRAAETARLISAETGKTITEATGEAGRSGDIIRLAAFEGAHLYGDTLPLDANRGTGHDKIGFTVHQPCGVVVAITPFNYPALLVLHKLAPALAAGNAVVLKPARTTPLTALALAACFVDAGLPDGVLSVLTGPGGVLGDALVSDPRVRKVSFTGSTRTGEHITRMAGVKKLSLELGASCPVVVLPDADLEAAASAIALGGYINAGQVCISVQRVITHPAITADFLDALVPKVQAIRTGDPSSAETGIGTLITQQEAERVHASIADAVSGGARLLTGGERDGAVITPAVVADVAPGSPFSQDELFGPAVAVSTAEDWRSAIDQANGTAYGLGAGIFTGDVSGAVRAIREIDAGTVHINWTPLWRADLMPYGGLKGSGIGKEGVRAAVEEMTEVKTVILHGRPW from the coding sequence ATGGTGGACATGCTGATCGGTGGTGCCTGGACGCCCGCGGCCTCGGGCGCGGCCGAGGAGGTGACCTCCCCGTTCGACGGCGCGGCCGTCGGCGCGGTGCCGGTGGCCGGACTCAAGGACGTGGAGGCGGCGCTGTCGGCGGCCGAGGCGGGTGCGGCCGTGTGGCGTGCGACGCCCGCCCACGAGCGGATGCGGATACTCTTCCGCGCAGCCGAACTGGCCGACCAGCGCGCCGCGGAGACAGCGCGGCTGATCAGCGCCGAGACCGGCAAGACGATCACCGAGGCGACCGGAGAGGCGGGCCGCTCCGGTGACATCATCCGGCTGGCCGCGTTCGAGGGCGCCCACCTCTACGGCGACACGCTGCCGCTGGACGCCAACCGGGGGACCGGGCACGACAAGATCGGGTTCACGGTCCACCAGCCGTGCGGGGTGGTCGTCGCCATCACCCCGTTCAACTACCCCGCGCTCCTGGTGCTGCACAAGCTCGCACCCGCGCTGGCCGCCGGAAACGCCGTCGTGCTCAAGCCCGCCCGTACGACCCCGCTGACCGCGCTCGCGCTGGCCGCGTGCTTCGTCGACGCGGGGCTGCCCGACGGCGTGCTGTCCGTACTGACCGGGCCGGGCGGCGTACTCGGCGACGCGCTGGTCTCGGATCCCCGGGTGCGCAAGGTCTCCTTCACCGGCTCGACCAGGACCGGCGAGCACATCACCCGCATGGCGGGCGTGAAGAAACTGTCGCTGGAGCTGGGGGCCTCCTGCCCGGTCGTGGTGCTGCCGGACGCCGATCTGGAGGCCGCCGCCTCCGCGATCGCCCTCGGCGGCTACATCAACGCCGGCCAGGTCTGCATCTCCGTGCAACGCGTCATCACCCACCCGGCGATCACTGCCGACTTCCTGGACGCGCTGGTGCCCAAGGTCCAGGCCATCCGCACCGGCGATCCCTCGTCGGCGGAGACCGGCATCGGCACGCTGATCACCCAGCAGGAGGCGGAACGCGTCCACGCGTCCATCGCCGACGCGGTCTCGGGCGGCGCCCGGCTGCTGACCGGCGGTGAGCGGGACGGCGCGGTCATCACGCCCGCGGTGGTCGCGGACGTGGCACCCGGCTCGCCGTTCAGCCAGGACGAACTGTTCGGCCCCGCCGTCGCCGTCAGCACCGCCGAGGACTGGCGCTCCGCGATTGACCAGGCCAACGGCACCGCGTACGGGCTGGGCGCGGGCATCTTCACCGGCGACGTCAGCGGCGCCGTGCGGGCCATCCGGGAGATCGACGCGGGCACCGTGCACATCAACTGGACGCCCCTGTGGCGTGCCGACCTGATGCCCTACGGCGGACTCAAGGGCAGCGGCATCGGCAAGGAGGGCGTGCGCGCCGCCGTCGAGGAGATGACCGAGGTCAAGACCGTCATCCTGCACGGCCGCCCCTGGTAG
- a CDS encoding sugar ABC transporter permease — translation MNTPNPSPAAVAPAPSPPPVAQVERRKAGRRTVLDAIAGQYRFVPVVLMLGVIWAFFASQNSAFLGSRNLTSLLVQIVVTAVIALGIVFVLLLAEIDLSVAANSGASATLTAILVVNHHWSAWLGLLAGIAAGAAVGLVQGAIVTQFGVPSFVVTLGAQLALLGAILVLLPGGTGQVSLFGTGIATLSSTFLSPALGWAFAAIGVAAFVLLRWLAAGESRRRGMDVSLVRTVVVPGAVVGAVGLAAVAVLNSYLGVPLPVVILFTLLAVFSYLTSQTRFGLHLYAVGANPDAARRAGIPVARVKMIAFSLAGGLAALGGILAASRLLGVSASSGTGTVLLESIAAAVIGGTSLFGGRGSVWDALLGALVIGSISNGLDLIGAQTVVKYVAEGSILVLAATVDSVLTRGSLFARATK, via the coding sequence ATGAACACACCGAACCCCTCACCCGCAGCTGTCGCCCCCGCTCCCTCCCCGCCGCCCGTCGCGCAGGTCGAGCGCCGCAAAGCCGGCCGCCGCACCGTGCTCGACGCCATCGCCGGACAGTACCGGTTCGTGCCCGTCGTCCTCATGCTGGGCGTGATCTGGGCCTTCTTCGCCTCGCAGAACAGCGCCTTTCTGGGCAGCCGTAACCTCACCAGCCTGCTGGTGCAGATCGTCGTCACGGCGGTGATCGCGCTGGGCATCGTCTTCGTCCTGCTGCTCGCCGAGATCGACCTCTCGGTCGCCGCCAACAGCGGCGCCTCGGCGACGCTCACCGCGATCCTGGTGGTCAACCACCACTGGTCCGCCTGGCTGGGCCTGCTGGCCGGGATCGCGGCCGGGGCGGCGGTCGGCCTGGTCCAGGGAGCGATCGTCACCCAGTTCGGGGTGCCGTCCTTCGTGGTCACCCTGGGCGCCCAACTCGCCCTGCTGGGCGCGATCCTGGTACTGCTGCCCGGCGGCACCGGGCAGGTCAGCCTCTTCGGCACCGGCATCGCCACGCTCTCCAGCACCTTCCTGTCACCCGCCCTCGGATGGGCGTTCGCCGCCATCGGTGTCGCCGCGTTCGTCCTGCTGCGCTGGCTGGCAGCGGGCGAGTCCCGGCGCCGCGGCATGGACGTGAGCCTGGTGCGCACGGTCGTCGTCCCAGGCGCCGTGGTCGGCGCCGTGGGCCTCGCAGCCGTGGCGGTGCTCAACAGCTACCTCGGCGTGCCCCTCCCCGTGGTGATCCTCTTCACGCTGCTCGCCGTCTTCAGCTACCTCACCTCACAGACCCGCTTCGGCCTGCACCTCTACGCCGTCGGTGCCAATCCGGACGCCGCCCGCCGGGCGGGCATCCCGGTGGCCCGGGTCAAGATGATCGCCTTCAGCCTGGCGGGTGGGCTGGCCGCGCTCGGCGGCATCCTCGCCGCCTCACGCCTGCTCGGTGTGTCGGCCTCCTCCGGCACCGGCACGGTGCTGCTGGAGTCCATCGCCGCGGCCGTGATCGGCGGGACGAGCCTGTTCGGCGGGCGCGGCAGTGTCTGGGACGCCCTGCTCGGCGCCCTGGTGATCGGCTCCATCTCCAACGGCCTGGACCTGATCGGTGCGCAGACCGTGGTCAAGTACGTCGCCGAGGGCTCCATCCTCGTCCTCGCGGCGACCGTGGACTCGGTCCTCACCCGTGGCAGTCTCTTTGCCCGAGCGACCAAGTAG
- a CDS encoding sugar phosphate isomerase/epimerase family protein, with protein MSRRPVTLFTGQWADMPIEELAAKAGQWGYDGLELACWGDHFNVRQAVTDPGYVKRQRALLERNGLDVWAISNHLTGQAVCDVPLDHRHRDVLPPHVWGDGEPEGVRARAAAEMADTARAAAALGVTRVNGFTGSSIWYMLAGFPPVSAEIIDAGYDDFVERWTPILDVFQAEGVVFGLEIHPAEIAYDYWTTERTLAAMPHPAFGINFDPSHLHWQQVDPVAFLEGHGDRVTHVHCKDATRRLNGRNGIIASHLPFGDPRRGWDFRTVGRGGIDWEEIMRALNRIGYDGPLSVEWEDVGLDRETAAPEALRFVRSVAAEASDRQFDAAFSTGH; from the coding sequence ATGAGCCGACGTCCCGTCACGCTCTTCACCGGCCAGTGGGCCGACATGCCGATCGAGGAACTCGCCGCGAAGGCAGGCCAGTGGGGCTACGACGGCCTCGAACTGGCCTGCTGGGGAGACCACTTCAACGTACGCCAGGCCGTCACCGACCCGGGATACGTCAAGCGGCAGCGCGCCCTGCTGGAGCGCAACGGCCTCGACGTCTGGGCGATCTCCAACCACCTGACCGGCCAGGCCGTCTGCGACGTCCCCCTGGACCACCGGCACCGTGACGTGCTGCCGCCGCATGTGTGGGGCGACGGCGAGCCCGAGGGCGTACGGGCCCGGGCCGCCGCCGAGATGGCCGACACCGCGCGGGCCGCCGCCGCACTCGGCGTCACCCGGGTGAACGGCTTCACCGGCTCCAGCATCTGGTACATGCTGGCCGGCTTCCCGCCCGTATCGGCGGAGATTATCGACGCCGGATACGACGACTTCGTGGAGCGCTGGACCCCGATCCTGGACGTCTTCCAGGCCGAGGGCGTCGTCTTCGGCCTGGAGATCCACCCCGCCGAGATCGCCTACGACTACTGGACCACCGAGCGCACCCTCGCCGCCATGCCGCACCCGGCGTTCGGCATCAACTTCGACCCCAGCCATCTGCACTGGCAGCAGGTCGACCCGGTCGCGTTCCTGGAGGGCCACGGCGACCGCGTGACCCATGTGCACTGCAAGGACGCCACCCGCCGCCTCAACGGCCGCAACGGCATCATCGCCTCCCACCTCCCCTTCGGCGACCCCCGGCGCGGCTGGGACTTCCGCACCGTCGGGCGCGGCGGCATCGACTGGGAGGAGATCATGCGCGCGCTCAACCGCATCGGCTACGACGGCCCGCTCTCCGTCGAGTGGGAGGACGTCGGCCTGGACCGGGAGACCGCCGCGCCGGAGGCGCTGCGCTTCGTCCGCTCGGTGGCCGCGGAGGCGTCCGACCGGCAGTTCGACGCCGCGTTCAGCACGGGCCACTGA